The sequence below is a genomic window from Desulfobulbus oligotrophicus.
CGGCCATGTAGCTGAGGTGGTCCAGGGCGTCGTAATCTTTCCTGGTGTAGAGCGGTTTGACATCGATCTGCTCGACCGTGCGCCAGGCCAGTTCTTCGGCGGTGAGGCCGGTCTCCTTCTTGACCTTGGCTGCCCAGGCTTGATAATCCATGGGCGCAGAGACAGGCTTGAATCCAATGGTGGTAAAGTCAGGCGAACTCATGCGATCACCTCCAGATGTTTTTGCAGTTTGGTGAGCAGCTCCAGGGCATTGACACGAACATGGAGGAACTCATCCACGCCTGCCTCCTTAAAAGCATCCACATGTTCTTTAGGGAATCCCGCAAGGATGATCATGATGTGGGGATCAGCAGCTTTCAGCTGTTGCGCCAGTGCAGGGACAATATCCGGATACGTGGCATCAGTGGAACAGATGACCACGGCTTTAGCTCCAGAATCGAGTGTAGCCTTGGCTGCCTCGTCAACGGTGCCAAAGCCGTTGTTGCCGATGGTCTCAAAACCGCCGACATTGAAAAAGGCGGTGGAAAAATCAGCTCGGGCTTTGTGCTGGGGAATGGGCCCCATATTGGCCAAAAAGAGCTTGGGAACGATGCCGGTACGGGCCGTGTAATCCTCGGTGGCACGACGGATCTTTTCAAAGGGTTCGGCACCGCGATGGATGTTGAGCGGTTGAACGGCGATCTCCCCGGCCTCTTTCTGCAGAGCACCGGCCACCATACCCAAGGTGGCTCCCCGGCGGGCAGCCTTGATGGTCTGGGCCATAACTGTACTGTCAAGAGTGGAGCGACATTCGCGGATGGCTGTCAGGGCCGCAGCGCAGGCCTGGTCGTCGATACTGCCCGCATGGGCCTTGAGCGCCTGTGTCCTTTTCTCGCGGAACCCCTGATGATCAAAAGGCTCGGCCAGTTGGCGTTTCTCCTGCAAATTCGGATACATGTTGGTGCCGACGAACCGGTCAGTGCGCGTGGCAACGTTTTTCGCTCGCTGTGCCGCTGTCTCAGCCACCCCTTCCTGTGGCATCCCCTTCTCAAGTGCAGCCAGCATGCCGCCGGCTGCCTCGATATCCTGGAACAGCTTCCAGGCCTTCTCGGCCAACTGGGCGGTTATCTTCTCCACATACCAGCAGCCGCCGGCCGGATCGATCACCTTATCGAAATGGCCCTCATCTTTGAGCACGATCTGCACATTGCGGGCAATACGACGGGAAAACTCGTTGGGTGTGCGGAAGATCTCATCAAAAGGCCCGACGTGCATGCTGTCGACACCACCGGCAATGCCGGAAAAAGCTTCAGTGGAAACGCGCAGCATATTTACCCAGGGGTCCACCTCGGTCTTGTTCCACGTGGCTGTACGGGCATGAACATACATCTTCTGAGCCTCGGCATTACCACCGAAGGAGTCGATTACCTGGGCCCAGACCATTCGTGCAGCGCGGAACTTGGCAATTTCCATAAAGAAGTCATTGCCGATTGCAAACTCAAAGTTCATGCGCACCGCAATATCGTTGATGCCAAGTCCGCGTTCAAGCAGGGCGCGGATGTAGGCCACTCCGGTGGCCAGGGCATAGGCAATATCCTGCACAGCATTACCGCCGCTGTTACGGTAATCTTCCGTGCCAACGGTGATTGTACGCACTTTAGGGGCATGCTCCATGGCCCACAGGGTGAGTTGCGCCATCCGGTCGTAGGCCTCGGCCGAAGAACAGGGCAGCTTTCCCGCAACGGCCAGTACACCCAGGGGATCAACCACCAGCGAACCCTCAAGATCAGCAGGCGACTGTCCCTGGTCCTCAATCAGGGCAACAACCAGTGCTGTCTGGGCTATCCCCGTGGCACCGCAGGTGATCCTGCAGGGGTGGGCGGTCAGGTCGATACCCTCCAGGGCAACTTTGGCGTCACTCAGACTTGCAAGCGACAGGCCATCCTTGCCGACCATCTCCGCCGGAGCCTGATCCGGGTCATATCCATTTAAGGTAGCCTGGTCGAACACGATGTTAAGGCTGTTCTGGCCCCGGGTGAGATCATACCTGGCGGCACGATTGAACTCTTCGGGATCGGGCTGGGTAATCTCCTGGGCAATGTGCCAGGCATTGACCCTGGGGCCTGAAGCCGTGGTACCACGCATGTAGGGCGCCTCACCGGGCAGGGTATCGACCAGGGGCAGACCGTCGAGGTCGTGGATGAAGTACATCGGCTGAATGTCAATGCCTTCGTAGGTTTTTTTGACCAAAGTCTTGTCAAAGGACTTGCCCTTCAACTGCTTTTCCA
It includes:
- a CDS encoding methylmalonyl-CoA mutase family protein, with protein sequence MGTALDILKDFPANTHAEWLAEVEKQLKGKSFDKTLVKKTYEGIDIQPMYFIHDLDGLPLVDTLPGEAPYMRGTTASGPRVNAWHIAQEITQPDPEEFNRAARYDLTRGQNSLNIVFDQATLNGYDPDQAPAEMVGKDGLSLASLSDAKVALEGIDLTAHPCRITCGATGIAQTALVVALIEDQGQSPADLEGSLVVDPLGVLAVAGKLPCSSAEAYDRMAQLTLWAMEHAPKVRTITVGTEDYRNSGGNAVQDIAYALATGVAYIRALLERGLGINDIAVRMNFEFAIGNDFFMEIAKFRAARMVWAQVIDSFGGNAEAQKMYVHARTATWNKTEVDPWVNMLRVSTEAFSGIAGGVDSMHVGPFDEIFRTPNEFSRRIARNVQIVLKDEGHFDKVIDPAGGCWYVEKITAQLAEKAWKLFQDIEAAGGMLAALEKGMPQEGVAETAAQRAKNVATRTDRFVGTNMYPNLQEKRQLAEPFDHQGFREKRTQALKAHAGSIDDQACAAALTAIRECRSTLDSTVMAQTIKAARRGATLGMVAGALQKEAGEIAVQPLNIHRGAEPFEKIRRATEDYTARTGIVPKLFLANMGPIPQHKARADFSTAFFNVGGFETIGNNGFGTVDEAAKATLDSGAKAVVICSTDATYPDIVPALAQQLKAADPHIMIILAGFPKEHVDAFKEAGVDEFLHVRVNALELLTKLQKHLEVIA